A genomic window from Pyxidicoccus trucidator includes:
- a CDS encoding amidohydrolase family protein → MPMPALGDEEGPRLPKGLPPVVDAHVHLFPDRVFEAVWRWFDEYGWPIRYKLRTPEVVSFLLSRGVSRVVALHYAHRPGMARSLNAYVAEIARAEPRVLGLATVLPGEEGATQILEEAFALGLRGVKLHCHVQSFSPDAPQLHEVYAACAKAGRPLVMHAGREPASPQYPCDPYTLCGAERVERVLKDHPTLKLCIPHLGADEFDAYARLLERHDNLWLDTTMAVAGYFPVPLPRQALQVRPERVLYGTDFPNIPYAWDRELKTLVSLKLGDEALAGVLGQNALRLYGE, encoded by the coding sequence ATGCCCATGCCCGCGCTGGGCGACGAGGAGGGGCCCCGCCTGCCCAAGGGGCTTCCCCCCGTGGTGGACGCGCACGTGCACCTCTTCCCGGACCGCGTCTTCGAGGCGGTGTGGCGCTGGTTCGACGAGTACGGCTGGCCCATCCGCTACAAGCTGCGCACGCCCGAGGTGGTGTCCTTCCTCCTGTCACGAGGGGTGAGCCGGGTGGTGGCGCTCCACTACGCCCACCGGCCGGGCATGGCGCGCTCCCTCAATGCGTACGTGGCGGAAATCGCCCGCGCCGAGCCCCGGGTGCTGGGGCTCGCCACCGTCCTGCCTGGCGAGGAGGGGGCCACGCAGATTCTCGAGGAGGCCTTCGCGCTAGGGCTGCGCGGGGTGAAGCTGCACTGCCATGTGCAGAGCTTCTCGCCGGACGCGCCGCAGCTCCACGAGGTGTATGCCGCGTGCGCGAAGGCGGGACGGCCGCTCGTCATGCATGCCGGCCGGGAGCCCGCGAGCCCCCAGTACCCCTGCGACCCGTACACCCTCTGCGGCGCCGAGCGCGTGGAGCGCGTGCTGAAGGACCACCCCACGCTGAAGCTGTGCATTCCCCACCTGGGCGCGGACGAGTTCGACGCCTACGCGCGCCTGCTCGAGCGACACGACAACCTGTGGCTGGACACCACCATGGCGGTGGCCGGCTACTTCCCCGTCCCCCTGCCCCGCCAGGCCCTCCAGGTGAGGCCCGAGCGCGTCCTCTACGGCACGGACTTCCCCAACATCCCCTACGCGTGGGACCGCGAGCTCAAGACGCTGGTCAGCCTGAAGCTGGGGGACGAGGCGCTGGCGGGCGTCCTGGGTCAAAACGCACTCCGCCTGTACGGGGAATGA
- a CDS encoding response regulator: protein MSHILVVDDDASHRTLICDALEEMGYRTVQAANGREALDLLEGDMPSAVLLDLRMPVMSGWGLLDALKKMPRARGLPIIIISGYGFEWEAELVGAAGYISKPVDLDKVRMTVQQIAGPPEMAFVH, encoded by the coding sequence ATGTCCCACATCCTGGTCGTCGACGACGACGCGAGCCACCGCACGCTCATCTGCGATGCCCTCGAGGAAATGGGCTACCGAACGGTACAAGCGGCCAATGGCCGCGAGGCGCTGGACTTGCTGGAGGGTGACATGCCCTCCGCGGTGCTGCTGGACCTTCGGATGCCTGTGATGAGCGGTTGGGGTTTGCTGGACGCGCTGAAGAAGATGCCCCGCGCGCGAGGCCTGCCCATCATCATCATCTCCGGCTACGGCTTCGAGTGGGAGGCGGAGCTGGTGGGTGCCGCCGGCTACATCTCCAAGCCGGTGGACCTGGACAAGGTGCGGATGACGGTGCAGCAGATCGCCGGCCCGCCGGAGATGGCCTTCGTCCACTGA
- a CDS encoding vWA domain-containing protein, producing MDLKSLSRAVLSAALATTLSSAPALAESVVTPSSTKPTKPAAVKPDATAKPAPPPQQVQGSQPQGQVAPLQAQGARPEIEVVFVLDTTGSMSGLLEGAKRKIYSIASRIAQGRPTPNLKVGLVAYRDVGDDYVTKRFDLSEDLDTVFANLRKFQAGGGGDAPEHVGRGLGEAVSKLSWSKNREVMKVIFLVGDAPPAERNDDWNFKHWAKRARDKHIVVNTVRCGGDGETEVAWRHVAKLTDGTFDSIDQGGGMVAVATPYDAELAKVNTELASKTLYTGRAEVQAENRARADAMASLGAEAAAERISYMKKTRAAKKPAGAAAPAMESSAPEAVGGAVDLVSAPAALASVKGEELPAELKGLSKEAQAAKVTQLAEEKKVLEAQAAKLAADRDAWLSKNVSEKEDAFDANVMKGVKAQAAKHGLTY from the coding sequence ATGGACCTCAAGTCCCTGTCGCGAGCCGTGCTGTCGGCCGCGCTCGCCACCACCCTGTCCTCCGCTCCGGCCCTGGCCGAGTCCGTCGTCACCCCGAGCTCCACCAAGCCGACGAAGCCCGCGGCGGTGAAGCCCGACGCCACCGCGAAGCCCGCCCCCCCGCCGCAGCAGGTCCAGGGCAGCCAGCCGCAGGGACAGGTGGCGCCTCTGCAGGCCCAGGGCGCGCGTCCGGAAATCGAAGTGGTCTTCGTGCTCGACACCACCGGCTCCATGAGCGGGCTGCTGGAGGGGGCGAAGCGGAAGATCTACTCCATCGCCTCCCGCATCGCGCAGGGCCGGCCGACGCCGAACCTGAAGGTGGGCCTGGTGGCGTACCGCGACGTGGGCGACGACTACGTCACGAAGCGCTTCGACCTGAGCGAGGACCTGGACACCGTCTTCGCCAACCTCCGCAAGTTCCAGGCGGGTGGTGGCGGCGACGCGCCCGAGCATGTGGGCCGCGGGCTCGGCGAGGCGGTGTCGAAGCTGTCCTGGAGCAAGAACCGCGAGGTGATGAAGGTCATCTTCCTCGTGGGCGATGCGCCTCCGGCCGAGCGCAACGACGACTGGAACTTCAAGCACTGGGCGAAGCGCGCCCGGGACAAGCACATCGTGGTGAACACGGTGCGCTGCGGCGGGGACGGTGAGACGGAGGTCGCCTGGCGCCACGTGGCGAAGCTGACGGACGGCACGTTCGACAGCATCGACCAGGGGGGCGGCATGGTCGCCGTGGCGACGCCGTACGACGCCGAGCTGGCGAAGGTGAACACGGAGCTGGCGTCGAAGACGCTCTACACGGGCCGCGCCGAGGTGCAGGCGGAGAACCGCGCCCGCGCCGATGCCATGGCGAGCCTGGGCGCTGAAGCCGCGGCGGAGCGCATCAGCTACATGAAGAAGACGCGTGCCGCGAAGAAGCCGGCGGGTGCCGCCGCTCCGGCCATGGAGAGCAGCGCTCCGGAGGCGGTGGGTGGCGCGGTGGACCTGGTTTCTGCTCCGGCGGCGCTGGCCAGCGTGAAGGGTGAGGAGCTTCCGGCGGAGCTGAAGGGCCTGAGCAAGGAGGCGCAGGCCGCGAAGGTGACGCAGCTCGCCGAGGAGAAGAAGGTGCTGGAGGCGCAGGCGGCGAAGCTGGCGGCGGACCGCGACGCTTGGCTCTCCAAGAACGTGTCCGAGAAGGAGGACGCCTTCGACGCCAACGTGATGAAGGGCGTCAAGGCCCAGGCCGCGAAGCACGGCCTCACGTACTGA
- a CDS encoding AHH domain-containing protein, whose amino-acid sequence MELEEEEFEEALQQLGRDVSISSNPRRAALRLFEDSLWPRTSSGASERVGIVTIGRPRQSLEVVPEEQEARGKLAGDYGRWCQRERLPRDCLHLLDAGPTLDEEGKRTLAFRLAIDVVWDETAEALEDLTDKDAVIAMLATTGAVYFGLWLLPEPISKGVAAVLTVGLVAYLGWDTVWSLIQGWKVLAEEVRAATTFEEVQAAGEKYGRVMGQHAARTFVMLAMAALGSTAQTMAAKLPTLPGSAQAALVGTEQGGFRLAGAGQVVSVEVAAGGVITIALDPGAVAATARDASAASSGPVDGEGHEHHIATNKWKDATHSGGPWTPKLQKLFDRAGMSLDDPANRVRVPGHKGPHPKEYHEEVYSILDQATTRCGTIEYCRAALTKALRRLAKEIVTPNTRLNKWVTRAE is encoded by the coding sequence GTGGAGCTGGAGGAGGAGGAGTTCGAAGAGGCCCTGCAGCAGCTGGGGCGCGACGTTTCCATCTCATCCAACCCTCGAAGGGCGGCCCTGCGGCTGTTCGAGGACTCCCTGTGGCCGCGGACCTCCTCGGGCGCCAGCGAGCGGGTGGGCATCGTCACGATTGGGCGCCCCCGGCAATCTCTGGAGGTTGTGCCCGAGGAACAGGAGGCACGAGGGAAGCTCGCAGGTGACTATGGGCGCTGGTGCCAGCGAGAGCGACTTCCCCGTGACTGCCTGCATCTGCTGGATGCGGGGCCCACGCTGGACGAGGAGGGCAAGCGCACTCTGGCCTTCCGCCTCGCCATCGATGTGGTCTGGGACGAGACCGCCGAGGCGCTGGAAGACCTGACCGACAAGGACGCGGTCATCGCCATGCTGGCGACGACCGGAGCCGTCTACTTCGGATTGTGGCTGCTGCCCGAGCCGATCTCCAAAGGCGTGGCCGCCGTCCTGACGGTGGGTCTCGTCGCGTACCTCGGCTGGGACACGGTCTGGAGCCTCATCCAAGGCTGGAAGGTGCTGGCTGAAGAAGTGCGCGCGGCCACCACCTTCGAGGAGGTTCAAGCGGCGGGAGAGAAGTACGGCAGGGTGATGGGACAGCACGCCGCGCGCACCTTCGTCATGCTCGCGATGGCAGCGCTGGGCAGCACGGCACAGACGATGGCGGCGAAGCTCCCCACGCTGCCCGGCTCCGCGCAGGCGGCACTGGTGGGCACGGAGCAGGGAGGCTTCCGGCTCGCGGGAGCGGGGCAGGTCGTCTCGGTGGAAGTGGCCGCGGGAGGTGTCATCACCATCGCGCTGGACCCGGGTGCCGTGGCGGCAACGGCTCGGGATGCGAGCGCCGCATCCTCAGGCCCGGTGGATGGCGAAGGGCACGAGCATCACATCGCGACCAACAAGTGGAAGGACGCCACGCACAGTGGGGGGCCGTGGACACCGAAGCTTCAGAAACTCTTCGACCGCGCTGGCATGTCGCTGGACGACCCCGCCAACCGGGTTCGCGTCCCAGGGCACAAGGGACCTCACCCAAAGGAATATCACGAAGAGGTCTACAGCATCCTCGACCAGGCAACCACGCGGTGCGGAACCATCGAATACTGCCGGGCGGCGTTGACCAAGGCGCTTCGAAGACTCGCCAAGGAGATCGTCACGCCGAATACAAGGCTCAACAAGTGGGTCACCCGGGCAGAATGA
- a CDS encoding imm11 family protein, protein MTARYFDLSEDVYAPGRWTLGHPLDSSGHQLQDPWQFRVGTPALLKERVRIPIDHAGRPLDFSHAAFSIPIVHARVAALFISLAPHDVELIPVDIDSQPEQHFILNAVHSRRCIDDEASAEVQYWTEEDGLPEKVGTYFSVSGMRIDPTKVGNARVFRPWGWTVALIVSEDLKQALERAGVTGTSFKEV, encoded by the coding sequence ATGACAGCTCGATACTTCGACCTTTCCGAAGACGTCTATGCGCCCGGGCGATGGACCTTGGGCCACCCGCTCGATTCATCAGGCCATCAACTCCAGGACCCCTGGCAGTTCAGGGTGGGCACCCCGGCCCTGCTCAAAGAACGTGTCCGGATTCCCATCGACCATGCGGGCAGGCCGCTCGACTTCTCGCACGCGGCCTTCAGCATCCCCATCGTTCACGCCAGGGTGGCCGCGCTCTTCATCTCCCTGGCGCCCCACGACGTGGAACTCATCCCCGTGGATATCGACTCGCAGCCCGAACAGCACTTCATCCTGAACGCCGTCCACTCCAGGCGATGCATCGACGACGAAGCATCCGCCGAGGTGCAGTACTGGACCGAGGAGGACGGGCTCCCGGAGAAAGTTGGTACGTACTTCTCCGTCTCCGGCATGCGCATCGACCCCACGAAAGTAGGAAACGCCCGAGTCTTCCGCCCCTGGGGCTGGACGGTCGCCCTCATCGTCTCCGAGGACCTCAAGCAGGCCCTGGAGCGCGCGGGCGTCACTGGCACAAGCTTCAAGGAGGTCTGA
- a CDS encoding pirin family protein: protein MIYVRSGEERGHANHGWLDTHHTFSFADYHDPDFMGFRSLRVINEDTVAPQRGFGMHPHRDMEIITYVLSGAVEHRDSMGTHAVIKAGEVQRMTAGTGVLHSEKNSFDQPLHLLQIWLFPKEQGLKPGYEQKAFDEKERQGRFRVVASPDGRDGSLTVHQDVVLHGTLLGQGEQAEYALAPGRHAWVQVARGSGTLNGVKVKAGDGVAVSAEERLVLAAEEPIEALLFDLA from the coding sequence ATGATCTACGTTCGCTCGGGTGAAGAGCGGGGCCATGCCAACCACGGTTGGCTGGACACACACCACACCTTCTCGTTCGCGGACTACCACGACCCCGACTTCATGGGGTTCCGCTCGCTGCGGGTCATCAACGAGGACACCGTGGCGCCGCAGCGCGGGTTCGGCATGCACCCGCACCGGGACATGGAAATCATCACCTACGTCCTGAGCGGCGCGGTGGAGCACCGCGACAGCATGGGCACCCACGCGGTCATCAAGGCGGGTGAGGTGCAGCGCATGACGGCGGGCACGGGTGTGCTGCACAGCGAGAAGAACAGCTTCGACCAGCCGCTGCACCTGCTGCAGATATGGCTCTTCCCGAAGGAGCAGGGGCTGAAGCCCGGCTACGAGCAGAAGGCGTTCGACGAGAAGGAGCGGCAGGGCCGCTTCCGGGTGGTGGCGTCGCCGGACGGGCGTGACGGCTCGCTGACGGTGCACCAGGACGTGGTGCTGCACGGCACGTTGCTGGGGCAGGGGGAGCAGGCCGAGTACGCGCTGGCACCGGGCCGGCATGCCTGGGTGCAGGTGGCGAGGGGCTCGGGCACGCTGAATGGCGTGAAGGTGAAGGCCGGCGACGGGGTGGCCGTCTCCGCCGAGGAGCGGCTGGTGCTCGCCGCCGAGGAGCCCATCGAGGCGCTCCTGTTCGACCTGGCCTGA
- a CDS encoding YceI family protein, with protein MAIQTWNLDTTHSTLGFTVRHMVVAKVHGRFARFEGKVVLDGEDLTRGAVEVKIEAASLDTGVEQRDNHLRSPDFFDVAAFPKLIFRSRKVSVAGKNRYHVTGDLTLRDVTREVVLDAELLGRLKDPWGNERLAFQASTSIDRKDFGLVWNQAMETGGLLVGERVDISIDVQAVAVPAAEKAA; from the coding sequence GCGCCACATGGTGGTGGCGAAGGTGCACGGCCGCTTCGCCCGCTTCGAGGGGAAGGTGGTGCTGGACGGCGAGGACCTCACGCGCGGCGCGGTGGAGGTGAAGATTGAAGCGGCGAGCCTCGACACCGGCGTGGAGCAGCGTGACAACCACCTGCGCTCGCCGGACTTCTTCGACGTGGCGGCCTTCCCCAAGCTCATCTTCCGCAGCAGGAAGGTGTCGGTGGCGGGGAAGAATCGCTACCACGTGACGGGGGACCTCACCCTCCGCGACGTGACGCGCGAGGTGGTGCTGGACGCGGAGTTGCTGGGCCGGCTGAAGGACCCGTGGGGCAACGAGCGCCTCGCCTTCCAGGCCTCGACGAGCATCGACCGGAAGGACTTCGGGCTGGTGTGGAACCAGGCGATGGAGACGGGCGGCCTGCTCGTGGGCGAGCGCGTGGACATCTCCATCGACGTGCAGGCGGTGGCGGTGCCCGCGGCGGAGAAGGCGGCGTGA
- a CDS encoding M3 family metallopeptidase — protein MQLTLVIIVTLALAGCAAPSQRRASTPPRPGSVSAKLEPDAGRHLTLSPERFLASCLHDIQQARAHVEWLVALPKPRDTEQSLTAYDDAMALLEDAVARAGVAANAHPDAALREAGRTCEQEVESARTDVSLDHRVYGALESLELDGQDAATRRWVARVLRDFQRAGVDRDGATRQRLRELHEQLTWLGQEFGRNIHEDVRHVDVAPEELAGLPADYVRAHPPGPGGRVRITTETPDYLPFMAYAHSSKAREALWRLNRRRGYPDNLDTLSRLLQARHSLATLLGYPSWAAYTAEDKMVRGPRAASDFIERLSAAAEGRAQDDYAALLERKRRDTPRATDVAPWEQAFLEDRVRAEQYRFESREVRPYFEYTRVKQGLLDITSRLFGLTYRRVTDAPVWHPDVEAWDVYEGKERLGRFYLDMHPRPDKLTHAGQWDLATGHAGKTLPEAVLMCNFPRPGAHPALLQHSEVRTFFHEFGHLLHHVLGGRSRWAALSGTRTERDFVEAPAQVLEEWAWRPESLRLFARHVDTDEPLPEDTIVRMRRADAFGKGLWLRQQLFYAAVSLELHTLDPAGLDTTRRVKELQEQYMPFRSTGDTYAHLSFTQLDGYYSSAYYAYLWSLVIARDLLTPFQQHGLMDPATARRYRDAVLGPGGSRDAADLVRDFLGRDYGFGAYTRWLEGA, from the coding sequence TTGCAGCTCACGCTCGTCATCATCGTCACCCTCGCGCTCGCGGGGTGCGCCGCGCCTTCCCAACGCCGGGCCTCCACGCCGCCCCGGCCGGGCTCCGTGTCCGCGAAGCTGGAGCCCGACGCGGGGCGCCACCTCACCCTCTCTCCCGAGCGCTTCCTCGCGTCCTGCCTGCACGACATCCAGCAGGCGCGGGCGCACGTGGAGTGGCTGGTGGCCCTGCCCAAGCCGCGTGACACGGAGCAGTCCCTCACCGCGTACGACGACGCCATGGCGCTGCTGGAGGACGCCGTGGCGCGCGCGGGCGTCGCCGCCAACGCGCACCCGGACGCCGCCTTGCGCGAGGCGGGCCGCACGTGTGAGCAGGAGGTGGAGTCAGCGCGCACGGACGTGTCCCTGGACCACCGTGTGTACGGGGCGCTGGAGTCGCTGGAGCTGGACGGCCAGGACGCGGCCACGCGGCGCTGGGTGGCGCGGGTGCTGCGCGACTTCCAGCGCGCCGGCGTGGACCGGGACGGGGCCACGCGCCAGCGGCTGCGCGAGCTGCACGAGCAGCTCACCTGGCTGGGCCAGGAGTTCGGCCGCAACATCCACGAGGACGTGCGGCACGTGGACGTGGCGCCGGAGGAGCTGGCGGGCCTGCCGGCGGACTACGTGCGCGCGCACCCGCCCGGGCCGGGCGGCCGCGTGCGCATCACCACCGAGACGCCGGACTACCTGCCCTTCATGGCCTATGCGCACAGCAGCAAGGCCCGCGAGGCCCTGTGGCGCCTCAACCGGCGGCGGGGCTACCCCGACAACCTGGACACGCTGTCGCGGCTGCTCCAGGCGCGCCACTCGCTGGCCACGCTCCTGGGCTACCCGAGCTGGGCCGCCTATACCGCCGAGGACAAGATGGTGCGCGGGCCGCGCGCCGCCTCGGACTTCATCGAGCGGCTGTCCGCCGCCGCCGAGGGGCGCGCGCAAGACGACTATGCCGCGCTGCTGGAGCGCAAGCGCCGGGACACGCCCCGGGCCACCGACGTGGCCCCCTGGGAGCAGGCCTTCCTGGAGGACCGCGTGCGCGCCGAGCAGTACCGCTTCGAGTCCCGCGAGGTGCGGCCCTACTTCGAATACACCCGGGTGAAGCAGGGCCTGCTGGACATCACCTCACGCCTCTTCGGGCTCACCTACCGCCGCGTGACGGACGCGCCGGTGTGGCACCCGGACGTGGAGGCCTGGGACGTCTACGAGGGCAAGGAGCGGCTGGGCCGCTTCTACCTGGACATGCACCCGCGCCCGGACAAGCTCACCCACGCGGGGCAGTGGGATTTGGCCACCGGGCATGCCGGGAAGACGCTCCCCGAGGCCGTGCTGATGTGCAACTTCCCCCGGCCCGGCGCCCACCCCGCCCTGCTCCAGCACAGCGAGGTGCGGACGTTCTTCCACGAGTTCGGCCACCTGCTGCACCACGTCCTCGGCGGCCGCTCGCGCTGGGCCGCCCTGTCGGGCACCCGCACCGAGCGCGACTTCGTGGAGGCCCCCGCCCAGGTGCTGGAGGAGTGGGCCTGGCGCCCCGAGTCGCTCCGCCTCTTCGCCCGGCACGTCGACACCGACGAGCCGCTGCCCGAGGACACCATCGTCCGCATGCGGCGCGCGGATGCCTTCGGGAAGGGCCTGTGGCTGCGCCAGCAGCTCTTCTACGCCGCCGTCAGCCTCGAGCTCCACACGCTGGACCCGGCCGGCCTGGACACCACCCGGCGGGTGAAGGAGCTCCAGGAGCAGTACATGCCCTTCCGCTCCACGGGCGACACCTACGCCCACCTCTCCTTCACCCAGCTCGACGGCTACTACTCCTCCGCCTACTACGCGTACCTCTGGTCTCTCGTCATCGCGAGAGACCTCCTCACGCCCTTCCAGCAACACGGGCTGATGGACCCCGCCACCGCGCGGCGCTACCGGGACGCCGTGCTGGGGCCGGGCGGCTCCCGGGACGCGGCCGACCTGGTGAGGGACTTCCTCGGGCGCGACTATGGCTTCGGCGCCTACACCCGCTGGCTGGAGGGCGCCTGA
- a CDS encoding ABC transporter ATP-binding protein, which yields MMPPTPDDLAVDARGLLKRFGGFTALNGLDLQIPRGAFYAFLGPNGAGKSTSIALLTGVYGPDAGTIRMLGMDAVAKPMEVKRRVGVVPEELSLFERLTGRQYLTFCARMYGLDGDEAAARATELLELTELTYKAGSLVAEYSKGMRRRLAIAAALIHAPELVLLDEPFEGIDVLAAGVIRELLRELSRRGVTLLLTTHVLEIAERLATHAGIIRGGKMLDQGPVGSLLQRYDCPSLEAVFEKLIAVPSSRNARLSFYGEAPAPLVAPLRRESA from the coding sequence ATGATGCCCCCCACTCCTGATGACCTGGCCGTCGACGCTCGCGGGCTGCTCAAGCGCTTCGGCGGCTTCACCGCGCTCAACGGCCTGGACCTCCAGATTCCCCGCGGTGCCTTCTACGCCTTCCTCGGACCCAACGGGGCCGGGAAGTCCACCAGCATCGCCCTGCTGACGGGGGTGTACGGCCCCGACGCGGGCACCATCCGCATGCTGGGGATGGACGCGGTGGCGAAGCCCATGGAGGTGAAGCGGCGCGTGGGCGTGGTGCCGGAGGAGCTGAGCCTCTTCGAGCGGCTCACCGGCCGGCAGTACCTCACCTTCTGCGCGCGCATGTACGGGCTGGACGGGGACGAGGCCGCGGCGCGGGCCACGGAGCTGCTGGAGCTGACGGAGCTGACATACAAGGCCGGCTCTCTGGTGGCGGAGTACTCCAAGGGCATGCGCCGGCGGCTGGCCATCGCCGCGGCGTTGATCCACGCGCCGGAGCTGGTGCTGCTGGACGAGCCCTTCGAGGGCATCGACGTGCTGGCGGCGGGCGTCATCCGCGAGCTGCTGCGCGAGCTGAGCCGGCGCGGGGTGACGCTGCTGCTGACGACGCACGTGCTGGAAATCGCGGAGCGGCTGGCCACCCACGCGGGCATCATCCGCGGCGGGAAGATGCTGGACCAGGGGCCGGTGGGCTCGCTGCTGCAGCGGTATGACTGTCCCTCGCTGGAGGCGGTGTTCGAGAAGCTCATCGCCGTGCCGTCCTCGCGCAACGCGCGCCTGTCCTTCTACGGAGAGGCGCCCGCGCCGCTGGTGGCTCCGCTGCGCCGGGAGTCCGCATGA
- a CDS encoding histone deacetylase codes for MRVFYSDTYEVPLPPGHRFPMEKYRLLREALLDRGILPPGSLTESAPCSREDLERVHTPRYLDAFFQGTLTDAELRRLGFPWSPALVARSCAAVSGTLDAARAALRDGIAGNLAGGTHHGFPDHGEGFCVFNDIAVAIRALQARHAIRRAVVVDLDVHQGNGTAAIFAGDDSVFTFSMHGEHNFPFRKQPSSRDVGLSDGTGDRDYLDTLALHLPEVLETAGADILFFQAGVDPLAEDALGRLSLTHAGLRERDRIVLEAARHRGLPAVLTLGGGYAKPLSATLDAHVSTYEVAMAMFR; via the coding sequence ATGCGCGTCTTCTACTCCGACACCTACGAGGTGCCCCTGCCTCCCGGGCACCGCTTCCCCATGGAGAAGTACCGCCTGCTGCGCGAGGCCCTCCTCGACCGCGGCATCCTCCCACCCGGCTCGCTCACCGAGTCCGCCCCCTGCTCCCGCGAGGACCTGGAGCGCGTCCACACGCCCCGCTACCTCGACGCCTTCTTCCAGGGCACCCTCACCGACGCCGAGCTCCGCCGGCTGGGCTTCCCCTGGTCTCCTGCCCTGGTCGCGCGCTCGTGCGCCGCCGTGTCCGGCACCCTCGACGCCGCCCGCGCAGCCTTGCGCGACGGCATCGCCGGCAACCTCGCCGGAGGCACCCACCACGGCTTCCCCGACCATGGGGAGGGCTTCTGTGTCTTCAACGACATCGCCGTCGCCATCCGCGCCCTCCAGGCCCGCCACGCCATCCGCCGCGCCGTCGTCGTCGACCTCGACGTGCACCAGGGCAACGGCACCGCCGCCATCTTCGCGGGCGATGACTCCGTCTTCACCTTCTCCATGCACGGCGAGCACAACTTCCCCTTCCGCAAGCAGCCCTCCTCCCGCGACGTGGGCCTGTCCGACGGCACCGGGGACCGCGACTACCTCGACACGCTCGCCCTCCACCTGCCCGAGGTGCTGGAGACCGCCGGCGCCGACATCCTCTTCTTCCAGGCCGGCGTGGACCCGCTCGCCGAGGATGCCCTCGGCCGGCTCTCCCTCACCCACGCCGGCCTGCGCGAGCGGGACCGCATCGTCCTGGAGGCCGCCCGTCACCGGGGCCTGCCCGCGGTGCTCACCCTCGGCGGCGGGTATGCGAAGCCGCTCTCCGCCACCCTCGACGCACACGTGAGCACGTACGAAGTGGCCATGGCGATGTTCCGCTGA